The nucleotide sequence GGTTCAGATGAGTGttacaaaatacaaatacatatacatacatataatgACATTAAGTCGACTGGGATTATTTCCCACTTGCCCTGTGTTTTCTATATTTCAAATCCATTCATATTTGTTTATGAAGACCCTGCTGTAGTATAATTAATTTTTCCAAGACTCGCTAATTATggactttttacatttttcatttcaggcttTTTGGCCCCAGGTGGTCCTATGGGCCCAGGTGGTCCTATGGGCCCAGGTGGTCCTATGGGCCTAGGTGGCCCTATGGCCCCAGGTGGACCTATGGGCCAAGGTGGACCTATGGGCCCATTCCCGCCGACCTTCATGTCCACAGCGAGGGTGATCACCTGTGACAGCCTTGACAATGTGCAACGCCTGAGCTGTGgtaacataaaaatgtttttttatagCTCCTAGCTCTCACTCAAAAGTGAACCCAGTTCTGATGTAAtgtgcattctttctaatgtcctgcagggggcgactcctcagGTTGTAAATAGAAGTCTGACTCTATGTTTATGAGAAACTCAGCTCAGTAAAGTCTTACCCAAGGAGCAAAAGAACCTGTTAAGGTTTAGGTTCTTTTTGTGCTTTATTCAGTGAAACTGTAGTTTATGCTTGTGACTGATGTGACCTTTCAGACTTCTTGTAACACCACAGAACTACAGGAGGACATTTTCTGATTATTGAAAACATAAAAAGCctctatttgtttttcttgtgctgCACATCTTATGCATTTCTTGTGATTCCCTCCTTTTGACCGTCATCGTTCTCTGTATGACAGATAATGGAGTGATCATCGTGCAGGCAGCTATGTACGGGCGGACAGATGCAGAAATCTGCAGTGATGGCATTCCTGCAGATCAGCTTGCGAATACACAGTGTTTCCAGATAGACACTCTGAAAGACGTCAAGAGCAGGTAAACAAATCTGATGAATCATGGATGAATCATTAATCGATCACTTTAACTCACCTGAAAAGATGAGAGCTCCTCTTTGTCTCCCTGCAGATGTGATGGCAAGAAGGTGTGTGAAATAAGTACAAACTCCTTCCGTACTTCTGATCCGTGCTCCGGCATTTACAAATACTTGGACACCACCTACACCTGCTTCCCAGCGAGTACATTACAACTGTGATTAGAAACTAATATTCAGTGTATTCAAATTTGTGAATGTGCATGTTTCTAATGTGCTTTATTTGTCTTTGTCAGTCCACAGTGTAACTTGTGACGATTCTCTGGCAAACCTTCAGTGCGGTGAGAGCACAGTTTCTCCTTCTTTGTGAGTCTTTGGATTCATGCGGTAAAAATACAAATGAGGTTAACGTTTGCTCTTCTTCAGGTGAAGGCCAGGTTTTACTCATCCACGGAGCTGATTACGGGCGCCGTGATTCGACCACATGCTCTTTGAATCTTCCAGCCTCTCAGCTCCAAAATGTCCAATGCTCAAAGCCCATAAGCATTTTAGCTGACAGGTAAAGATGCAGACTCACTTCCTTCAGCCTTTTGTCTTCTCACACAACATATTTCAACTCACCTTTACCTGAATCTGCAGCTGTAACGGGAAAAGCAACTGTACTGTTAAAGTGAGCAGCTCTGTGTTTGGAGACCCGTGTTTTGGCACCTACAAGTACCTGGAGATGGCTTACAGCTGTCACTGTAAGTACCTCAGACTTCTCTTTAATTAGAGCATTtataacaacaaaacatttagctcatttaacatttagagAGAAATGTGAATCTGCCCTTACACACTGTGCTTTTAGGTGGTTCAGCACTGATCCTGTTTCCTAAAACGTTGGGGTTCAGTAATGAAACTCTCTGACATAAATTTTCTTTCAGTTGGTTTTCCAGATCACTGAATGGAGGAAATCGCTGACATCCAAATAGCATCAACGTCTATGTTCTTTGAAGAAAATGTGCAATGAATCAATTAtgaatcaaaaagaaaaagataattcAACATCCTGTGCAACGTCTGGTCAAAAATACGAAGATACTGATTTTACATGCACATCAGATTCTTTCCAGACCTGTTAAGTTGTGGTCTGCGGTGTCCACATACACTTGGCCTTTAAGACGTTTCAGATAATGaatgattttaaatgtaaaactgaTTTAACACTGATTGTCTTAaatgatttcttcttttttccccttgtaTTCTTACGCCTGCTTGACTCTTAAATTTGCcttcaataataaaataatgaaacgTATTGACTGGATGGTGTGAGTTAAATGTGACAGGGATCTGACTAATTTCTGATGTGACTCTGTTGAAACGGTCGGATGTGAAGAGGAGCTTTTTATCATTAAGGACACCAACGTCATTGACTCTGTGGTACTTCTCTAACAGTACTCATAGTTTGATagtacaaaacacacattacatGAAATGTGAGGTTCTGTTCagttcaattgtatttatacagcagcaaacacaacagtcacctcaaggcgctttgtgAGGGAAAGACTCCACAACACATTCtgaataaaacagaacagtAGGACTTTGCACAGCGTGTTTCAGAATGACAGACTTATGAAGTAAGATTAAAATAAGACTGTActgatcccacggcggggaaatttgTGTGTTACCTCAGCTCTGGTACAGATAGcagatgaaaaatacaaaaatacaaaaaaacaaacaaaaaacaaacaaataccaaATAAGTAATACACTTCATACAACAGCAGCATACATGTGACTATGATAGAAGGTTTTGGAAATATGCAAGATGTAAATGTAACTATTCTACCATTACTATTACTATGTAAGTAATAGATATCTCTAGTATCTACAAGTATAGACatgtacactcacacacacatgtacacactaaatatacattTGTATACATATACCTGCACACGTCCGTACATATAAAAAGTGCATTATGCATGAAGTGTGACCGTGGATGTCCACAATGTCCAGTAGTGTATTTACAGCATATGCACTCCAGATTTATGCGACATTATAATATAGTGTACAGCACTGCAAGAGCAGCAACTAGGAGCCTACAGTAACAGCAGGCCTCTGGGCGTAGACTTGTACTGGAAGCCTCGCTGCTGAAAGTGTGTGTAGGTCACACTTACTTCACATACGGATGTCGTAGATCTTTAACTCTTCCACAGATTCGGTCTGATCATGTTATTAGAAACGTGTGTTCAGCTGTGAGCAGCTGTGTGTAAAAGATGACAGCTGTGTGTGAGTTGTGTTCACATTTTGGTGCCAGCGTTTACACTTTGTAACACACGTGTGAGATgtgtttaacctcctaagaactctttcatgcatttttaatttctctttgctatttgggctgattgggacctgatgaatgtaaaaacaaataattaccagattttttttttttacctgatttttgtttttgagaaaaatgagatccacatatgagggcattcattttaaatttcgatagaacagtggcagtataatgtcctcgtaagtgaaTATCGGCCCTtgtttagtattttggtctacaCCAGTGCTTCCCAAACTTTTTCCAGCCACGTACCCCTTGAGACATGTCAGCATCAGCCGCATACCCCTGCTACAAACGACTCTTAATTAGTGTCTATAAATACATTGCAATACCGcatgcataaaaataaatactgcacAGTCGATTATTTCTCACCAccaaataaatgtattaatatattttagtaATGACAGAATTTTAATAGCGAACTTTACTACTTAATACTAGCAGTGTAGCAAAAGATTTATTAGAATTCACCGTTTTGTCAACTTTAGTTTGAACATTGAATATAGTTGCAGAAACACCTTGTAATCCGAGATTGAGCTCGTTCAGACGAGAAAATATATCACACATATAAGCCAGGCACGTAAGGTACTCTTCATCATGCAAATGTTCAGACAGCTCAAAGGGATGGTTACTGAAGAAAACTTTAAGTTCATCCCTCAGCTCAAAGAAACGGGTCAGCACTTTCCCTCTAGATAGCCAGCGAACCTCTGTGTGGAGTAATAATGTCTCATGCTCGCAGCCCATCTCATTGCACAACGCAGCAAATAAGCGGGAGTTCAGCGGCCTGGCTTTCACAAAGTTAACCATTTTTACACTCATGTCCAAAACATGTTTCAAACGGACAGGTATTCACTTTGCAGCAAGAGCCTCTCAGTGGATGCTGCAGTGTACCCAAGAGGCATCTGGCACGACTGCTTGCACACGCGAAACCACACCTCCGTGTCTCCCAGTCATGGCCCGTGCGCCATCACTACAGATGCCAACACATCTATCCCACACGAGTCCATGTGTGTTCATGAATGTGTCCAGCTTTTGAAAAATATCTGCGGCAGTTGTCCTTTCTTCCAGCGGTTTACAGAACAGCATGTCCTCCTTGATGGTTCCTTCATGAATGTAGCGCACATATACGAGGAGATGCGCCAGGCCAGCCACATCCGTGGACTCATCTAGCTGTATTGCATAAAATTCACTGTGGCGTATGCGCAGAAGTAGCTGCTGTAAAACATTTTCTGACATTGCATTGATGCGCCGTGAGACAGTattgtagcgggccagggctgttcggggttttgTTCTGACAGTTAtgttctgttgccatggttacaggtgacgctctctctgcaactgtgtgctcccaagaaacctctgtctcctccctGTCTGAGCTCaccacattggtgtcagaagtgggattgcTCACCCTCGCcataatggagagagacattcGGAGAATGGAGCAAGCTGTCGAGGAGAACATTCCCCGCTTGGGAAGCTGGCGATTGAAGAGAGAGGACGTGAGTGGCCATGTAAGTCCCCCGACGGGTCCCGATGGCGCGAGCGCACCGCCGCGACCGACGCTAGGGCAATGCTTCATGGGCTACCTCTGTCGACCCACACACCGAGCCCCCAACCGCGAGCAGTTATGCCTACCACGCCAGTTAAGGTACCGAAATACAATgggctaaccccgctagagccctacctctcacaagtcCGGCTAGCCGCGAGGCATAATGGCTGGAGcgacgaagaggctgctacacacctagcgctagcatcggaaggagatgcactgcaggtactccttgacctagccccgtcagagcagcatgagctccaggccctcaccatagcactcgagaggcgatttgggcagcggcactccactgattagagcagggagcagctgaccaaccggagccgtAGGCCGGAggagagcctgggcacctttgcagcggatgtgttgctgtatgctcgtcgtggctacccagagttcccagcagcagcccgtgaggaCCTTAGCCTGCATGCATTCCTGCGAGGACTTTTCCTAGAGCGACTACGCCAACACGTCCACCTGGCCATGCATCAGACTTGGCTccgtgaggcgctccttgaggctgaAAGGGCCGAACTCGTGCTCACCTCGCGACCTGACCAGCAGTTGCGCCCCACAAACTACCCTCAAATCAGAGCTGCAGACTGTGACAGTGAGGGGGAGGTCGCGGGGATATGCCAGCCGCAGGACTCGGTGCTCTGGAGGCATCCCCGTCGACCGACTGACCGCTGCTACCGgtgcgatgagcctggccacgtggcgcGCGACTGCCTGGCGCCCGCCCCGAAGGCCACAACTATGTGGCCTCAGGGGGATGAGAGGGGGAGCGGTACAGCAAGGGGACCACCGCTCCAGCTTCCTACCCCCCTCCAAGAACGATGCACGGTGGCGGGCCTAGTCAggcacctcaagggactctacctgagctgctgtgttgaggaccagtcctgccaggccctggtggacacggggtccactatttccctaatacgacctggtgtgtttcctggaacatccgggccgcttgtgatgggttggtcacccaccgacacccagctgatgacagtgacggggGAGAGAACTGACATGCGGGGGAAGAAACCGTTGCGGATTCAAGTGAAGGATTtggagctggtgcacgacttctggcttgctgacatccaagatcagtgcatcatcggccttgatctgctgacccgctggggggcctgcgttgacaccgcgaagctggctatcactcttggtacagagactctggccctccagtgcggtcaaaagcagggaaccagagactgcaggcagatgcggctggttcagcacaccatcgacatcggctctgctcaacccatctgTCTGCGCCCACGCCAGCTGCCCCTCACGAAACGGCAGGGAGAGCGGGCCCAGGAGGCACGGGGAGTGGCTacgggtgtaaaaggttgcagacccctgtccTAGGGCCTTTCCCCATCCCCGAGACAGGGAACCGGCGCGTGTCGGTGGCCAGGGACtgctacaggaggctgagggagccGCCACGAGTGGTTCATGACTACACCCGCCAGGCCCAGGTCAGCAccggagtacgacagaaaagagcCTGCGACACCAGGTGCCGAGGGGGAACTTTGGTGCCTggcgacaaggtttgggtgtactgcTCGGTTCACAAGAGAGGGGTGTCCCCCAGGCTGTGCggtcactggcaagggccggcgGAAGTCGTGGGGCGGCTAACAGAAGTGGTTTACCAGATCCGCATGCCGGGCCCAGGGCACGTGGCGGTGTTGCACCAGGACAGGCTCTCACCGTACTGCCCGCCCGCTCCAGCAgccgccggggcaggggatgctggtggcaccccaggttctcatccaagtgactcttcCCCTGCTGGTCGAGATCGGCCTGCGTGCCGAAGGAAGACACATGGAcatttgcaggactttgtgttgggtaatggggttgtcggggacgactgaccccttaggtgggggctatgtagcgggtcagggctgttcggggttttgTTCTGACAGTTAtgttctgttgccatggt is from Oreochromis niloticus isolate F11D_XX linkage group LG20, O_niloticus_UMD_NMBU, whole genome shotgun sequence and encodes:
- the LOC109196215 gene encoding L-rhamnose-binding lectin CSL2-like, with product MMLCSGLSSTLCFLAPGGPMGPGGPMGPGGPMGLGGPMAPGGPMGQGGPMGPFPPTFMSTARVITCDSLDNVQRLSCDNGVIIVQAAMYGRTDAEICSDGIPADQLANTQCFQIDTLKDVKSRCDGKKVCEISTNSFRTSDPCSGIYKYLDTTYTCFPAIHSVTCDDSLANLQCGEGQVLLIHGADYGRRDSTTCSLNLPASQLQNVQCSKPISILADSCNGKSNCTVKVSSSVFGDPCFGTYKYLEMAYSCHFGFPDH